A region of Streptomyces sp. TG1A-60 DNA encodes the following proteins:
- the tuf gene encoding elongation factor Tu, with amino-acid sequence MSKTAYVRTKPHLNIGTMGHVDHGKTTLTAAITKVLAVRGTGTFVPFDRIDRAPEEAARGITINVAHVEYETDTRHYAHVDMPGHADYVKNMVTGAAQLDGAILVVSALDGIMPQTAEHVLLARQVGVNHIVVALNKADAGDEELTDLVELEVRELLTAHGYGGDSVPVVRVSGLKALEGDSRWTASIDALLDAVDTYVPMPERYLDAPFLMSVENVLTITGRGTVVTGAVERGTIQVGDRVEVLGAEVETVVTGLETFGKPMSEAQAGDNVALLLRGVPRDSVRRGHVVAAPGSVVPRRHFTAQVYVLSAREGGRTTPVSTGYRPQFYIRTADVVGDVDLGELAVARPGERVTMSVELGREVPLEPGLGFAIREGGRTVGAGTVTAVR; translated from the coding sequence GTGTCCAAGACGGCTTACGTCCGCACGAAACCGCATCTCAACATCGGCACGATGGGCCATGTCGACCACGGCAAGACCACCCTGACCGCCGCCATCACCAAGGTCCTCGCCGTGCGCGGGACGGGCACCTTCGTGCCGTTCGACCGCATCGACCGCGCCCCGGAGGAGGCGGCGCGCGGCATCACCATCAACGTCGCGCACGTCGAGTACGAGACCGACACCCGGCACTACGCGCACGTCGACATGCCCGGCCACGCCGACTACGTCAAGAACATGGTCACCGGGGCCGCGCAGCTCGACGGGGCGATCCTCGTCGTCTCCGCGCTCGACGGGATCATGCCGCAGACCGCCGAGCACGTGCTGCTCGCCCGGCAGGTGGGCGTGAACCACATCGTGGTCGCCCTCAACAAGGCCGACGCGGGTGACGAGGAGCTCACCGACCTCGTCGAGCTGGAGGTCCGCGAACTGCTCACCGCGCACGGCTACGGCGGCGACTCCGTACCCGTCGTACGGGTCTCCGGTCTCAAGGCCCTCGAAGGGGACTCGCGGTGGACGGCGTCGATCGACGCGCTGCTGGACGCGGTGGACACCTACGTGCCGATGCCGGAGCGGTACCTGGACGCGCCGTTCCTGATGTCGGTCGAGAACGTCCTGACCATCACCGGGCGGGGGACCGTCGTCACCGGAGCCGTCGAGCGGGGCACGATCCAGGTGGGTGACCGTGTCGAGGTGCTCGGCGCCGAGGTGGAGACCGTGGTCACCGGCCTGGAGACCTTCGGCAAGCCGATGAGCGAGGCGCAGGCCGGGGACAACGTGGCGCTGCTGCTGCGCGGGGTGCCGCGCGACTCCGTCCGGCGCGGGCATGTCGTGGCCGCGCCCGGCAGCGTCGTGCCCAGGCGGCACTTCACCGCGCAGGTGTATGTGCTGTCGGCGCGCGAGGGGGGTCGTACGACTCCGGTGTCCACCGGGTACCGGCCGCAGTTCTACATCCGTACGGCGGACGTGGTGGGTGACGTCGACCTCGGGGAGCTCGCCGTCGCACGGCCCGGTGAACGGGTCACGATGAGTGTGGAGCTGGGCCGCGAGGTTCCGCTGGAGCCGGGGCTCGGGTTCGCGATCCGTGAAGGCGGTCGGACCGTGGGGGCGGGGACCGTGACGGCCGTTCGGTAG
- a CDS encoding fused MFS/spermidine synthase → MNDALPVSRTVDQGTAKLMPDVDRDRAWLLTVDGAPQSYVDLDVPTHLEFEYARRLGHVLDTVAEPGRALDVLHLGGGALTLPRYAAATRPGSRQDVVEYDRGLLDLVVEHLPLPRDAGIALHGADAGEWLEAAPADVADVIVADVFGGSRVPAHLTTVAYARAAERVLRADGVYLANLADAAPFAFLRSQLATLATVFEELVLIAEPGVLRGRRFGNAVLVAAHQPLDVAVLARRTAADAFPARVRHGPALRDFIGAATPVREEDAVPSPEPPDGAFGIG, encoded by the coding sequence GTGAACGACGCCCTCCCCGTGTCCCGCACCGTCGATCAGGGAACCGCCAAGCTCATGCCCGACGTCGACCGGGACCGGGCTTGGCTGCTCACCGTCGACGGGGCGCCGCAGTCGTACGTCGATCTGGACGTGCCCACGCACCTGGAGTTCGAGTACGCGCGGCGGCTCGGGCATGTGCTGGACACCGTGGCGGAGCCGGGGCGGGCGCTGGACGTGCTGCATCTCGGCGGGGGCGCGCTCACGCTGCCCCGGTATGCGGCCGCCACCCGGCCCGGGTCCCGGCAGGACGTCGTCGAGTACGACCGGGGCCTGCTGGACCTCGTCGTCGAGCATCTGCCGCTTCCCCGCGACGCGGGGATCGCGCTGCACGGCGCGGACGCCGGGGAATGGCTGGAAGCGGCCCCCGCCGACGTGGCCGACGTGATCGTCGCGGACGTGTTCGGCGGCTCGCGGGTCCCGGCGCATCTGACGACCGTGGCGTACGCGCGGGCCGCCGAGCGGGTGCTGCGCGCGGACGGGGTGTACCTCGCGAACCTGGCCGACGCGGCGCCATTCGCGTTCCTGCGGTCCCAACTGGCCACGCTCGCCACGGTGTTCGAGGAGTTGGTGCTGATCGCCGAGCCGGGGGTGCTGCGCGGTCGGCGGTTCGGCAACGCCGTGCTGGTCGCCGCCCATCAGCCGCTCGACGTCGCCGTCCTGGCCCGGCGGACCGCCGCCGACGCCTTCCCGGCGCGGGTCCGACACGGCCCGGCGCTGCGTGACTTCATCGGCGCCGCCACCCCCGTGCGCGAGGAGGACGCCGTACCGTCACCCGAGCCGCCCGACGGGGCCTTCGGCATCGGCTGA
- a CDS encoding DUF4442 domain-containing protein: MSIGEMLAATVPMARTLNLEFLEATPEKAVVALPDQDEFHNHVGGPHAGAMFTLGESASGAIVLAAFGDQLSRAVPLAVSAEIAYRKLAMGPVTATATLGRPAAEVVAELDAGQRPEFPVAIAIQRADGAVTGEMTVVWTLRPNV; encoded by the coding sequence ATGTCGATCGGCGAGATGCTCGCCGCCACGGTGCCGATGGCCAGGACTTTGAACCTGGAGTTCCTGGAGGCCACGCCGGAGAAGGCCGTGGTGGCGCTGCCGGACCAGGATGAGTTCCACAACCACGTCGGCGGGCCGCACGCCGGAGCGATGTTCACGCTGGGCGAGTCGGCGAGCGGTGCGATCGTGCTCGCCGCGTTCGGGGACCAGCTCTCCCGTGCCGTACCGCTCGCGGTCAGCGCCGAGATCGCCTACAGGAAACTCGCGATGGGGCCTGTCACGGCCACCGCCACGCTCGGCCGCCCCGCCGCCGAGGTCGTCGCCGAACTCGACGCCGGACAGCGCCCCGAGTTCCCCGTCGCCATCGCCATCCAGCGCGCCGACGGTGCCGTGACCGGCGAGATGACCGTCGTCTGGACCCTGCGCCCCAACGTCTGA
- a CDS encoding gamma carbonic anhydrase family protein, whose translation MNRQRALITTFGGRKPDVEEAAFVSPTSVVIGDVTLRPGASVWYGAVLRAEFEPIVIGADANVQDNCTLHVDIGFPISIGERVSIGHNAVVHGATVEDDCLIGMGATVLNGAVIGAGSLVAAQALVPQGMRVPPGSLVAGVPAKVKRPLTDEERELVTANGTHYTDLAKAHREAQQEYGA comes from the coding sequence ATGAACCGGCAGCGGGCCCTGATCACGACATTCGGCGGCAGGAAGCCGGACGTGGAGGAGGCCGCCTTCGTCTCCCCCACGTCGGTGGTGATCGGCGACGTGACGCTGCGGCCCGGCGCGAGCGTCTGGTACGGGGCGGTGCTGCGGGCCGAGTTCGAGCCGATCGTCATCGGCGCGGACGCCAACGTCCAGGACAACTGCACCCTGCACGTCGACATCGGTTTCCCCATCTCGATCGGCGAGCGGGTCTCGATCGGACACAACGCGGTGGTGCACGGGGCGACCGTCGAGGACGACTGCCTGATCGGGATGGGCGCGACCGTGCTGAACGGCGCGGTGATCGGCGCGGGGTCGCTCGTGGCCGCGCAGGCGTTGGTACCACAGGGGATGCGCGTGCCGCCCGGTTCGCTGGTGGCGGGCGTGCCGGCCAAGGTGAAGCGGCCCCTCACCGATGAGGAGCGTGAGCTGGTCACCGCGAACGGCACGCATTACACGGATCTGGCGAAGGCGCACCGGGAGGCGCAGCAGGAGTACGGCGCCTGA
- a CDS encoding acyltransferase produces MRVPPGEYGERVPKSRNTFSSWQRRVAQRAVHAGWAWLQRTGSVTAERPGRFRFGAMGTGTRLAFPLGTVFGEPWIHLGAHCIIGEQVTLTAGLMPDLDLGAEPILRIGDGVVLGRGSHVIADSTVTIGSDCYFGPYVYVTSTNHSYDDPYEPIGKQWPRMDPVSIGHGCWIGTGAVILPGARVGRNVVVAAGAVVRGVVPDHSVVAGAPARVVRSWDPVDGWQPPIRTPAPVPIPDGITPEQLLALAEWDVEGSGESA; encoded by the coding sequence ATGCGTGTGCCGCCCGGTGAGTACGGTGAGCGGGTGCCGAAGAGCAGGAACACGTTCTCGTCCTGGCAGCGCCGCGTCGCGCAGCGCGCCGTCCACGCGGGCTGGGCGTGGCTGCAGCGCACGGGGTCGGTGACGGCTGAGCGGCCCGGCCGCTTCCGGTTCGGCGCGATGGGAACAGGTACCAGGCTGGCCTTCCCGCTCGGCACGGTCTTCGGTGAGCCGTGGATCCATCTCGGCGCCCACTGCATCATCGGCGAGCAGGTCACCCTGACCGCCGGGCTGATGCCCGATCTCGACCTCGGCGCCGAGCCGATCCTGCGCATCGGTGACGGCGTCGTCCTCGGCCGGGGCAGTCATGTCATCGCCGACAGCACGGTCACCATCGGCAGCGACTGCTACTTCGGGCCGTATGTGTACGTCACCTCCACGAACCACTCGTACGACGACCCGTACGAGCCCATCGGCAAGCAGTGGCCGCGAATGGACCCGGTGTCGATCGGGCACGGCTGCTGGATCGGCACGGGGGCGGTGATCCTGCCGGGGGCGCGGGTCGGGCGGAACGTGGTGGTGGCCGCTGGCGCGGTCGTACGCGGAGTGGTCCCGGACCACTCGGTGGTGGCCGGGGCGCCCGCGCGGGTCGTGCGGTCCTGGGACCCGGTCGACGGGTGGCAGCCGCCGATCCGGACGCCCGCGCCGGTGCCGATCCCCGACGGAATCACGCCGGAACAGTTGCTGGCGTTGGCCGAGTGGGATGTGGAGGGGTCGGGCGAGTCCGCCTGA
- a CDS encoding XRE family transcriptional regulator, which translates to MSDLDLLTQSLARNVKRWRTERGFTLDTLAARAGVSRGMLIQIEQARTNPSLGTVVKIGDALGVSVTTLLDYEQGPKVRIVPAEQVVRLWHTDAGSYSRLLAGTEAPGPLEMWDWRLMPGESSRSDPHPVGTVEIAHVMGGELTLTVEGAEYRVPAGASVTFEANAPHAYANQGDVPTEMVLTVSVPPVR; encoded by the coding sequence GTGTCGGATCTCGACCTGCTGACCCAGTCCCTGGCGCGGAACGTCAAGCGCTGGCGCACCGAGCGGGGCTTCACCCTGGACACCCTCGCCGCCCGCGCAGGAGTCAGCCGCGGCATGCTCATCCAGATCGAGCAGGCCCGCACCAACCCCAGCCTCGGCACCGTCGTCAAGATCGGCGACGCTCTCGGCGTCAGCGTCACCACGCTGCTCGACTACGAGCAGGGCCCGAAGGTCCGGATCGTGCCGGCCGAGCAGGTGGTCCGGCTGTGGCACACGGACGCGGGCAGCTACAGCAGGCTCCTCGCCGGCACGGAGGCGCCCGGCCCGCTGGAGATGTGGGACTGGCGGCTGATGCCGGGGGAGAGCAGCCGCTCGGATCCGCACCCCGTGGGCACGGTCGAGATCGCCCACGTCATGGGGGGCGAGCTGACGCTCACCGTCGAGGGCGCGGAGTACCGTGTCCCGGCCGGCGCGAGCGTCACCTTCGAGGCCAACGCGCCGCACGCGTACGCGAACCAGGGCGACGTGCCGACGGAGATGGTGCTGACGGTGTCGGTCCCGCCCGTGCGCTGA
- a CDS encoding CoA-binding protein → MYGDPATIRKILSELGDTWAVVGLSTNRDRAAYGVAAVLQRYGKRVVPVHPKAETVHGERGYASLADIPFPVDVVDVFVNSGLAGPVADEAIRIGAKAVWFQLGVIDEEAYHRTRESGLDMVMDHCPAIEIPRLG, encoded by the coding sequence ATGTACGGCGACCCCGCCACGATCCGCAAGATCCTGTCGGAACTCGGCGACACCTGGGCCGTCGTGGGCCTGTCCACCAACCGCGACCGCGCGGCGTACGGCGTCGCCGCGGTCCTCCAGCGCTACGGCAAGCGCGTCGTCCCGGTGCATCCCAAGGCCGAGACCGTGCACGGCGAACGGGGCTACGCCTCCCTCGCCGACATCCCCTTCCCCGTCGACGTCGTGGACGTCTTCGTCAACAGCGGTCTGGCGGGCCCCGTCGCCGACGAGGCCATCCGCATCGGCGCCAAGGCGGTCTGGTTCCAGTTGGGTGTCATCGACGAGGAGGCCTACCACCGCACCCGCGAGTCCGGCCTCGACATGGTCATGGACCACTGCCCTGCGATCGAGATACCACGCCTGGGCTGA
- a CDS encoding histidine phosphatase family protein: protein MIARAGAGPLRELVVLRHAKSAWPIGVPDHERPLAPRGRRDAPAAGRALADADWLPDLALCSTAVRARRTWELASAQWGTPPPVRHDRRLYAAGVPELLDVVREVPDQVRTLLLVGHNPALEELVLDLAGDALDGALDDVRAKFPTSAIAFLSWHGETWASLAPGTALLTDMIVARGKKEV, encoded by the coding sequence GTGATCGCGCGCGCCGGAGCGGGCCCGCTGCGCGAACTCGTCGTCCTGCGGCACGCCAAATCCGCCTGGCCCATCGGCGTACCCGACCACGAGCGGCCCCTGGCGCCGCGCGGCCGTCGCGACGCCCCCGCCGCCGGGCGGGCGCTCGCCGACGCGGACTGGCTGCCCGACCTCGCCCTGTGCTCCACGGCCGTACGGGCGCGCCGGACCTGGGAGTTGGCCTCCGCGCAGTGGGGGACGCCGCCGCCCGTGCGGCACGACCGGCGGCTGTACGCGGCCGGTGTGCCGGAACTGCTCGACGTGGTGCGCGAGGTCCCCGATCAGGTGAGGACGCTGCTGCTCGTCGGCCACAACCCCGCCCTGGAGGAACTGGTGCTGGACCTGGCCGGGGACGCCCTCGACGGCGCTCTGGACGACGTACGGGCCAAGTTCCCCACCTCGGCGATCGCGTTCCTCTCCTGGCACGGCGAGACCTGGGCCTCGCTCGCCCCCGGCACGGCCCTGCTGACGGACATGATCGTGGCCAGGGGCAAGAAGGAGGTGTGA
- a CDS encoding YigZ family protein, with the protein MQDEYRTVARAGVHETEVNRSRFLCALAPAATEREAQDFVAAVRKEHAAATHNCYAYVIGADAAVQKASDDGEPGGTAGAPMLQMLLRRDMRYVVAVVTRYYGGVKLGAGGLIRAYGGAVGEALDTLGTRTRRRFRLATVTVDHQRAGKVENDLRSTGHEVRDVRYGEAVTIEIALPDAGVDAFRAWLAGITAGTAGFELGAEAYGDA; encoded by the coding sequence ATGCAGGACGAGTACCGCACCGTCGCCCGCGCCGGCGTGCACGAGACCGAGGTCAACCGTTCCCGCTTCCTGTGCGCGCTCGCCCCGGCCGCCACCGAGCGGGAGGCCCAGGACTTCGTCGCCGCCGTCCGCAAGGAGCACGCCGCCGCCACGCACAACTGCTACGCGTACGTCATCGGCGCCGACGCGGCCGTCCAGAAGGCGAGCGACGACGGCGAGCCCGGCGGCACGGCCGGCGCCCCCATGCTGCAGATGCTGCTGCGCCGGGACATGCGGTACGTCGTCGCCGTCGTCACCCGGTACTACGGCGGCGTCAAGCTCGGCGCCGGCGGTCTCATCAGGGCGTACGGCGGTGCGGTGGGCGAGGCGCTGGACACCCTCGGCACCCGCACGCGCCGACGCTTCCGGCTGGCCACGGTGACCGTCGACCACCAGCGTGCCGGCAAGGTGGAGAACGACCTGCGGTCCACCGGACACGAGGTCCGTGACGTGCGCTACGGCGAGGCCGTGACCATCGAGATCGCACTGCCCGACGCCGGCGTGGACGCCTTCCGCGCCTGGCTCGCCGGCATCACCGCGGGCACGGCCGGGTTCGAACTCGGGGCGGAGGCGTACGGGGACGCGTAG
- a CDS encoding exonuclease SbcCD subunit D: MRVLHTSDWHLGRAFHRVNMLDAQAGFIGHLVTTVRERAVDAVVVSGDVYDRAVPPLAAVELFDDALHRLAELGVPTVMISGNHDSARRLGVGAGLIGRAGIHLRTAASAAGTPVTLPDAHGDVAFYGLPYLEPALVKDEFGVEKAGHEAVLAAAMDRVRADLATRAAGTRSVVLAHAFVTGGAPSDSERDISVGGVSSVPAGIFDGVDYVALGHLHGSQTITDRVRYSGSPLPYSFSETDHRKTMWLVDLGADGSVDAERIDCPVPRALARIRGRLDDLVADPELARHEEAWVEATLTDPVRPAEPMARLCERFPHTLSLVFDPERVPGDPDVSYARRLAGRDDQQIAEDFVAHVRGAGPDAHEQTVLRDAFDAVRADETVREVAR, from the coding sequence TTGAGAGTGCTGCACACTTCCGACTGGCATCTCGGTCGGGCGTTCCACCGGGTGAACATGCTCGACGCGCAGGCCGGGTTCATCGGTCACCTCGTCACGACCGTGCGGGAGCGTGCCGTGGACGCGGTGGTCGTGTCCGGTGACGTCTACGACCGGGCGGTGCCGCCGCTGGCCGCCGTCGAGCTCTTCGACGACGCCCTCCACCGCCTGGCCGAGCTGGGCGTCCCCACGGTGATGATCTCCGGGAACCACGACTCGGCACGGCGGTTGGGCGTCGGCGCGGGCCTGATCGGCCGGGCGGGCATCCATCTGCGGACCGCGGCCTCCGCGGCCGGGACCCCGGTGACCTTGCCGGACGCCCACGGCGACGTCGCTTTCTACGGGCTGCCGTATCTTGAACCCGCCCTGGTGAAGGACGAGTTCGGGGTGGAGAAAGCGGGTCACGAGGCGGTGCTCGCCGCCGCCATGGACCGCGTCCGGGCGGACCTGGCCACGCGCGCGGCGGGCACCCGTTCCGTCGTCCTGGCCCATGCGTTCGTGACCGGTGGCGCGCCCAGCGACAGCGAGCGGGACATCTCCGTCGGCGGGGTCTCCTCCGTGCCCGCCGGGATCTTCGACGGCGTCGACTACGTGGCACTGGGCCATCTGCACGGCAGCCAGACCATCACCGACCGTGTGCGCTACTCGGGCTCCCCGCTGCCGTACTCCTTCTCGGAGACCGACCACCGCAAGACCATGTGGCTGGTGGACCTCGGAGCCGACGGCTCGGTCGACGCCGAGCGGATCGACTGCCCGGTACCGCGCGCGCTCGCCCGGATCCGCGGGCGGTTGGACGACCTGGTCGCCGACCCCGAGCTGGCGCGGCACGAGGAGGCATGGGTCGAGGCCACCCTCACCGACCCGGTGCGCCCCGCCGAGCCCATGGCCCGGCTTTGCGAACGCTTCCCGCACACGCTCAGCCTCGTCTTCGACCCCGAGCGCGTTCCCGGCGACCCGGACGTCTCCTACGCCCGGCGCCTCGCCGGCCGCGACGACCAGCAGATCGCGGAGGACTTCGTGGCCCACGTCCGCGGCGCCGGTCCCGACGCGCACGAACAGACCGTGCTCAGGGACGCGTTCGACGCCGTACGGGCCGACGAGACGGTCCGGGAGGTCGCCCGATGA
- a CDS encoding SMC family ATPase — MRLHRLDITAFGPFGGAQSVDFDDLSTAGLFLLHGPTGAGKTSVLDAVCYALYGSVPGARQSGQGTTLRSDHADPATRTEVRLELSVAGRRLEVARQPPWERSKKRGTGTTVDKAQSRLREYDAGTGSWKDLSRSHQEIGEEITQVLGMSREQFCQVVLLPQGDFARFLRADAEARGRLLGRLFDTHRFAAVEKRLADRRRATEAQVREGDAELLADAHRMQQAAGEAPEPPEPAPGDPGLAEAVLEWAAVARSTARERQTIAHCARAAAESALAAAERVLEDVREVARLQGRFAQARERAERLEERAEAHREDRARMERARKAETVAPALELRDAAEAEHRRAGVEEVRARGELPQTYADAGAAGLATAARKAAEELGGLESARRAERRLAELVAERAELDGEERADEDVLQDTEGWLAKWETTQADLRSRIESAQEAATRAEQLAVRREPAEQRLSAARQRDRFARDADEAQARVLRLAERAVEARAHWLDLKEQRLLGIAAELAAGLVDGRPCAVCGGTEHPEPAQKVAGHVDRETEERALAAFQRADEERAEAERQLALVQRALAAAGAEAGDAPTERLAALVKELEEEYARARRGASLLHPAREALLHAEQERDRRTAAQREAAVRAASRTTRRDALERERVALEGELAQARGDAESVAARAAQLERTAGLLTEAAEAARAAGDSAQRLKDADARLADAAFRAGFDTPQAAATALLDDAAHRDLRHRLDAWQSEEAAVRGVLAEADTAAAAQQPPADLATAERDAAAAARRLQDTVSAWDAAERRRAELDRLSARATVSVRRLAPLREEYDRVARMASLAAGTSADNERRMRLESYVLAARLEQVAAAATVRLKRMSSGRYTLVHSDDRAGRGRSGLGLHVVDAWTGRERDTATLSGGETFFASLALALGLADVVTDEAGGVRLDTLFIDEGFGSLDDQTLDEVLDVLDSLRERDRSVGIVSHVADLRRRIHAQLEIVKGRTGSVVRQRGQ; from the coding sequence ATGAGACTGCACCGGCTCGACATCACGGCCTTCGGCCCCTTCGGCGGTGCCCAGTCCGTCGACTTCGACGACCTCTCCACCGCCGGTCTCTTCCTGCTGCACGGCCCGACCGGTGCCGGCAAGACCTCCGTCCTGGACGCGGTCTGCTACGCGCTGTACGGCTCGGTGCCGGGCGCCCGGCAGAGCGGTCAGGGCACGACCCTGCGCAGCGATCACGCGGACCCCGCGACGCGCACCGAGGTCCGCCTCGAACTGAGCGTCGCGGGACGCCGGCTGGAGGTCGCCCGGCAGCCGCCGTGGGAGCGTTCCAAAAAGCGTGGCACGGGCACCACGGTCGACAAGGCGCAGAGCCGGCTGCGCGAGTACGACGCGGGCACGGGCTCCTGGAAGGACCTCAGCCGCTCCCACCAGGAGATCGGCGAGGAGATCACCCAGGTCCTGGGGATGAGCCGCGAGCAGTTCTGCCAGGTCGTGCTGTTGCCGCAGGGCGACTTCGCGCGCTTCCTGCGCGCGGACGCCGAAGCACGGGGCCGGCTGCTCGGCCGGCTCTTCGACACCCACCGGTTCGCCGCCGTAGAGAAGCGGCTCGCCGACCGGCGCCGGGCCACCGAGGCCCAGGTGCGCGAGGGCGACGCGGAACTGCTCGCCGACGCCCACCGTATGCAGCAGGCGGCCGGGGAGGCGCCGGAACCGCCCGAGCCGGCGCCCGGCGACCCGGGGCTGGCCGAGGCCGTGCTGGAGTGGGCCGCCGTCGCCCGCAGCACCGCCCGCGAGCGGCAGACCATCGCGCACTGCGCCCGTGCGGCGGCGGAGTCGGCGCTGGCCGCGGCCGAGCGCGTGCTGGAGGACGTACGTGAAGTCGCGCGGCTGCAGGGGCGGTTCGCGCAGGCGCGGGAGCGGGCCGAGCGGCTGGAGGAGCGGGCGGAGGCCCACCGGGAGGACCGGGCGCGGATGGAGCGGGCCCGCAAGGCCGAGACCGTGGCTCCCGCGCTGGAGCTGAGGGACGCGGCCGAGGCCGAGCACCGGCGCGCCGGCGTGGAGGAGGTACGCGCGCGCGGCGAACTGCCGCAGACGTACGCCGACGCCGGTGCCGCCGGGCTCGCGACCGCCGCACGGAAGGCCGCCGAGGAACTGGGCGGGCTGGAGTCGGCCCGCCGTGCCGAGCGGCGGCTGGCCGAACTGGTCGCCGAACGCGCGGAGCTGGACGGCGAGGAACGGGCCGACGAGGACGTCCTCCAGGACACCGAAGGCTGGCTGGCCAAGTGGGAGACCACCCAGGCGGACCTGCGGTCCCGCATCGAGTCCGCCCAGGAGGCCGCAACCCGGGCCGAACAGCTCGCCGTGCGGCGGGAACCCGCCGAGCAGCGGCTCAGCGCCGCCCGTCAGCGTGACAGGTTCGCCCGGGACGCCGACGAGGCCCAGGCGCGTGTCCTGCGGCTGGCCGAGCGCGCGGTCGAGGCGCGCGCCCACTGGCTCGACCTCAAGGAACAGCGTCTGCTGGGCATCGCGGCGGAACTCGCCGCCGGGCTCGTCGACGGCCGGCCGTGCGCCGTCTGCGGCGGCACCGAACACCCCGAGCCCGCCCAGAAGGTCGCCGGACACGTGGACCGCGAGACGGAGGAGCGTGCGCTCGCCGCGTTCCAGCGGGCCGACGAGGAGCGGGCCGAGGCCGAGCGGCAACTCGCTCTCGTGCAGCGGGCGTTGGCCGCAGCCGGCGCCGAGGCCGGGGACGCGCCGACCGAACGCCTCGCCGCGCTGGTGAAGGAGCTGGAGGAGGAGTACGCGCGGGCGCGCCGGGGTGCCTCCCTGCTGCACCCTGCGCGCGAGGCCCTGCTGCACGCCGAACAGGAGCGCGACCGGCGGACCGCCGCGCAGCGGGAGGCGGCCGTCAGGGCCGCGTCCCGCACCACCCGGCGGGATGCGCTGGAGCGAGAACGGGTCGCGCTGGAGGGGGAGCTGGCGCAGGCGCGGGGTGACGCCGAAAGTGTGGCCGCGCGGGCCGCGCAACTGGAGCGGACGGCCGGACTCCTGACCGAGGCCGCCGAGGCCGCGCGGGCCGCAGGCGACAGCGCGCAGCGGCTCAAGGACGCCGACGCGCGGCTCGCCGACGCGGCCTTCCGCGCCGGGTTCGACACCCCGCAGGCCGCGGCCACCGCCCTCCTCGACGACGCCGCCCACCGGGACCTGCGACACCGTCTCGACGCCTGGCAGTCGGAGGAGGCGGCCGTGCGGGGCGTGCTCGCCGAGGCCGACACGGCAGCCGCCGCCCAGCAGCCGCCCGCCGACCTCGCGACGGCCGAGCGGGACGCCGCAGCCGCCGCCCGGCGGCTCCAGGACACCGTCTCCGCGTGGGACGCCGCCGAGCGGCGCCGCGCCGAACTCGACCGGCTGTCCGCGCGGGCCACCGTCTCCGTACGCCGACTGGCACCGCTGCGTGAGGAGTACGATCGCGTCGCCCGCATGGCCTCACTCGCGGCCGGCACCTCGGCGGACAACGAGCGCAGGATGCGCCTGGAGTCCTACGTGCTCGCCGCGCGCCTGGAACAGGTCGCCGCCGCCGCGACCGTACGGCTGAAGCGCATGTCCTCCGGCCGCTACACCCTCGTGCACTCCGACGACCGGGCCGGACGGGGCCGCAGCGGGCTCGGACTGCACGTCGTGGACGCGTGGACCGGCCGGGAGCGCGACACGGCCACGCTCTCCGGCGGCGAGACGTTCTTCGCCTCGCTCGCGCTCGCCCTCGGCCTCGCCGACGTGGTCACCGACGAGGCGGGCGGCGTACGTCTGGACACCCTCTTCATCGACGAGGGGTTCGGCAGCCTCGACGACCAGACCCTCGACGAGGTCCTCGACGTCCTCGACTCGCTCCGCGAACGCGACCGCAGCGTCGGCATCGTCAGCCACGTGGCCGACCTGCGGCGGCGCATCCACGCGCAACTGGAGATCGTCAAGGGGCGGACGGGGTCGGTGGTCCGGCAGCGCGGTCAGTGA
- a CDS encoding Imm21 family immunity protein, whose product MARYVNAVVADAVRWVGSSGGPLIAIPEAVLPFWAGADGDETSSDHDRACGVDGHLGLLPVGDSRALVLGPEGAPTAYLPEHGTFVRRYAAGRETELLVDVPAALDAAVWGPETRWRVPGPVVLFDAARPGGAFRDTDHVRVELDPGRYGVRAASVSTGPETWLGLVRVRPLTD is encoded by the coding sequence ATGGCTCGATACGTGAATGCGGTGGTTGCCGATGCGGTGCGGTGGGTGGGGTCGAGCGGCGGACCGCTCATCGCGATACCCGAAGCGGTACTGCCGTTCTGGGCGGGCGCCGACGGCGACGAGACGTCGTCCGACCACGACCGGGCCTGCGGCGTCGACGGACACCTCGGCCTCCTGCCGGTCGGCGACAGCCGCGCCCTGGTCCTCGGCCCCGAAGGCGCCCCCACCGCCTACCTGCCCGAGCACGGCACCTTCGTACGCCGGTACGCGGCCGGCCGCGAGACCGAACTCCTCGTGGACGTGCCGGCGGCACTCGACGCGGCGGTCTGGGGGCCGGAGACGCGGTGGAGGGTGCCGGGACCGGTCGTCCTGTTCGACGCGGCCCGGCCCGGGGGCGCCTTCCGGGACACGGACCATGTACGGGTGGAGCTGGACCCCGGGCGGTACGGGGTCCGCGCCGCGTCCGTCTCGACGGGGCCGGAGACCTGGCTCGGCCTCGTCCGGGTGAGACCTCTGACGGACTGA